The following proteins are co-located in the Deltaproteobacteria bacterium genome:
- the pal gene encoding peptidoglycan-associated lipoprotein Pal, whose amino-acid sequence MSCYLFAGALFLAAGCAPSTTSRPDTSITPGAPATGAGGSKSGSVGEGQRGATKESNTGPTASSLDQLREGKSSATAPTSPLKDVYFDYDRYDLRGDARETLRVNADWLKSNPAARVEIEGHCDDRGTNEYNLALGAKRAQSAKDYLATLGISAERLSTISYGAEIPVCKDQSEGCWRQNRRARFVVLPARPAS is encoded by the coding sequence ATGTCGTGCTACCTGTTCGCAGGAGCGCTTTTTCTCGCCGCGGGATGCGCTCCGAGCACCACCTCTCGACCCGATACTTCGATAACCCCCGGGGCGCCTGCGACGGGAGCAGGTGGCAGCAAGAGCGGTAGCGTCGGCGAAGGGCAACGTGGCGCAACCAAAGAATCCAACACTGGGCCGACTGCTTCGAGCCTCGATCAGCTGCGGGAAGGCAAGTCGAGCGCTACGGCTCCGACGAGCCCACTTAAAGATGTTTACTTCGACTACGATCGTTACGATCTGCGCGGCGATGCGCGCGAGACGCTTAGGGTCAACGCCGACTGGCTGAAAAGCAACCCGGCGGCGCGGGTCGAGATCGAAGGTCATTGCGACGACCGCGGCACTAACGAATATAACCTAGCCTTGGGCGCCAAGCGGGCCCAGTCCGCCAAGGACTATTTGGCTACGTTGGGTATCTCGGCCGAGCGTCTCTCGACGATCAGCTACGGGGCGGAGATTCCGGTTTGCAAAGACCAAAGCGAAGGCTGCTGGCGGCAAAATCGCCGAGCTCGCTTTGTGGTTCTACCAGCTAGGCCGGCATCCTGA
- a CDS encoding bifunctional riboflavin kinase/FAD synthetase, with amino-acid sequence MLMQIVRDIRAGGLSLSGSVVTLGNFDGVHVGHQALLQNTIGDARAQNVPAVVFTFDPHPLRFFAPERAPKLLLAMDDKMALFESAGIDLTVLQLFDAGFANMAAVDFVRSVLLKDLKLRKIWAGRDLRFGKARLGTVDALQVWGRELGFEVGTVDPVLIGGERVSSSRIRELIDAGRVDEAAPLLGRYHFVSGKVVAGARRGRQLGFPTANIESRTEVLPADGIYATFIEVAGQRWPSASSIGHNPTFGAGPRTVETFIFDFDRDIYNQEVKLCFVKRLRGEENFPSVEALIGQIERDVSAAKAILTQGS; translated from the coding sequence ATGCTGATGCAAATCGTTCGTGACATCCGCGCCGGGGGGCTGTCGCTTTCCGGCTCCGTTGTGACCTTAGGAAACTTCGATGGTGTCCATGTCGGCCACCAAGCGTTGCTGCAAAATACCATCGGCGATGCGCGCGCCCAAAACGTGCCGGCGGTGGTGTTCACTTTCGATCCGCATCCGCTGCGTTTCTTTGCGCCTGAGCGCGCGCCGAAATTGTTGTTGGCGATGGACGATAAGATGGCGCTGTTTGAGTCGGCGGGCATCGATCTTACGGTGCTCCAATTATTCGACGCTGGTTTCGCTAATATGGCCGCTGTGGATTTCGTCCGTTCGGTTCTGCTGAAAGATCTCAAGCTGCGAAAAATCTGGGCGGGTAGAGACCTGCGCTTCGGCAAGGCGCGGTTGGGCACGGTCGATGCTCTCCAGGTTTGGGGGCGCGAGTTGGGCTTCGAGGTTGGCACGGTGGATCCGGTGTTGATCGGCGGAGAGCGAGTGAGCAGCTCGCGTATTCGCGAGTTGATCGACGCTGGGCGAGTCGATGAAGCAGCGCCCTTGCTCGGGCGTTATCATTTCGTATCCGGCAAAGTCGTTGCCGGCGCGCGGCGTGGCCGCCAGTTGGGCTTTCCGACGGCCAACATTGAAAGCCGCACCGAGGTGCTGCCCGCGGACGGCATCTATGCGACTTTTATCGAGGTGGCGGGGCAGCGTTGGCCAAGCGCGAGCAGCATCGGTCACAACCCGACCTTCGGCGCGGGACCGAGGACAGTGGAAACTTTCATCTTTGATTTTGACCGCGACATCTACAATCAAGAAGTAAAGCTTTGCTTCGTCAAACGATTGCGCGGCGAAGAGAACTTTCCGTCTGTGGAAGCTTTAATTGGGCAAATCGAGCGCGACGTCAGCGCCGCCAAGGCGATTCTCACCCAAGGTAGCTGA
- the ybgF gene encoding tol-pal system protein YbgF — protein sequence MNQRTIIVALVLAGGFFGCVHPQQLEIIEREQRRLRSDIGAVQTELESVRGNLADTRANMQPMQRDLNAVKERIEEASVKMGKQIGQSSREGDQRVKSLEARLAKLEEESKTQAELLKSRDEEIKKLKEAAAQEAQKVASAPSPSEGLAEASKAENEAVRKDYETAWSAFDKKDYKAAAGRFREFVKKNPKSKLAGNAQYWLGESHYGLREFDQAIIEFDAVRRRFPQSEKVPAALLKQGFAFAELGEKLNARLVLQEVVEKYPQAPEAARAKQRLKSLES from the coding sequence ATGAATCAACGAACCATCATCGTTGCGCTTGTGCTCGCGGGCGGATTCTTCGGCTGCGTTCATCCGCAACAACTCGAAATCATCGAGCGTGAACAACGGCGCCTGCGCAGCGACATCGGCGCGGTGCAAACCGAGTTGGAGTCGGTGCGCGGCAATCTCGCCGACACGCGGGCGAATATGCAGCCCATGCAGCGCGATTTGAATGCCGTCAAAGAGCGGATTGAGGAAGCGAGTGTGAAGATGGGCAAGCAGATCGGCCAGTCGAGTCGTGAGGGCGATCAGCGAGTTAAGAGTTTAGAAGCACGGCTGGCGAAACTGGAGGAAGAGTCCAAAACCCAGGCCGAGTTACTCAAAAGCCGCGACGAGGAAATCAAGAAACTAAAAGAGGCCGCTGCGCAGGAAGCTCAGAAGGTGGCAAGCGCGCCGTCGCCCAGCGAAGGGCTCGCGGAGGCCAGCAAAGCCGAAAATGAAGCGGTGCGCAAAGACTATGAAACCGCCTGGTCAGCCTTCGATAAAAAAGATTACAAGGCCGCGGCGGGTCGGTTCCGCGAGTTCGTCAAGAAAAATCCCAAAAGCAAGCTTGCCGGTAACGCTCAATACTGGCTCGGCGAGTCACATTACGGGCTGCGCGAGTTCGATCAGGCGATCATCGAGTTCGATGCGGTGCGCCGGCGCTTTCCGCAAAGCGAAAAAGTTCCCGCGGCCCTGCTGAAGCAAGGCTTTGCCTTCGCTGAGTTGGGCGAGAAGCTGAACGCCCGGCTGGTCCTCCAAGAGGTGGTGGAAAAATATCCGCAGGCGCCCGAGGCGGCGCGGGCCAAGCAGCGGCTCAAATCCCTCGAATCTTAA